In Scylla paramamosain isolate STU-SP2022 chromosome 31, ASM3559412v1, whole genome shotgun sequence, one DNA window encodes the following:
- the LOC135088805 gene encoding solute carrier organic anion transporter family member 74D-like isoform X3, whose protein sequence is MTYLVLSSASALVQGMFYTFANATLSTIERRFRLPSKVSAFITTGNDLVQLFFGIPLAYVAGRGHRPRWLALSMLGATVACLLATSPHFIFGPGDAAAAVTQDLTPSGKGLCMGQESGGNSSCGAEGVAINTEQYTVVILHLLAQVLAGLASLMYYTVGHTYLDDAVRKDKVPLFLAISGCVRILGPVCAYSLASWCLSMWVDPSQEPPLPPRHPHWIGAWWIGYLVIGTCLAVEAWLLALLPKTLPGTRRRAVRELRQAASKGGVRAVQKLAATLRPGNHSPIRDLLGGLRRLVRNKVYMLVVVNQSLFWFAFIGYITFKPKFLEHQFKMSAARANQYIAAAATAATLAGWLMTGATLSLIKPRSRTVLIFMACLSITNCVLHLSMVNVSCDREVILGMDTVLRGDDTPLPLSHEPSTPPDAEGSLGECVAACGCTPKFSPVCVDGRDTYYSACYAGCSSFTTPFTSFATSNSSSGNSTIVRTSKKVYERCSCAAEIMNSSRLMPQSASSSVPPSSPPSALPSAVDGYCSYECPAFYMYLALTVLTKMTLAASRVPVNIMLFRCVEPRDKDLGLGVFNSVLALCAFIPAPVVFGWAIDAACRLWEESCWGRGSCWLYDIDAFRKTLHGIPAGLMALCLLTELILIFLHKSIHLYGPAEKAPKDR, encoded by the exons CTTTCATCACAACGGGGAACGATCTAGTGCAGCTCTTCTTCGGGATACCCCTGGCGTATGTCGCTGGGAGAGGACATAGACCGAGGTGGCTGGCGCTGAGCATGCTGGGAGCTACCGTCGCCTGCCTCCTCGCCACCAGCCCTCACTTCATCTTCGGCCCCGGTGATGCAGCCGCCGCCGTGACGCAAGACTTGACACCCAGCGGAA agGGGCTGTGCATGGGGCAGGAGAGTGGCGGCAACTCGTCGTGTGGTGCTGAGGGCGTGGCCATCAACACGGAGCAGTACACAGTGGTCATCCTCCATCTCTTGGCGCAG GTGCTGGCGGGTCTGGCGTCTCTCATGTACTATACTGTAGGACACACTTATCTGGATGATGCTGTGAGGAAAGACAAGGTGCCGCTGTTTTTAG CCATATCGGGATGTGTACGCATTCTGGGCCCCGTATGTGCCTACTCCCTGGCGTCGTGGTGCCTGTCCATGTGGGTAGACCCGTCTCAGGAGCCTCCCCTGCCCCCCAGACACCCGCACTGgatcggtgcctggtggatag GCTACCTTGTGATCGGCACGTGTCTGGCCGTGGAGGCGTGGCTGCTGGCGCTGCTGCCCAAGACCCTGCCCGGCACGCGGCGGAGGGCAGTGCGGGAGCTGCGGCAAGCGGCGTCGAAGGGCGGGGTGAGGGCTGTGCAAAAGTTAGCGGCCACACTCCGTCCCGGCAACCACAGCCCGATAAGAG ATCTGCTCGGGGGTCTGCGGCGCCTGGTGCGGAACAAGGTGTacatgttggtggtggtgaatcaGTCCCTCTTCTGGTTCGCTTTCATCGGCTACATCACCTTCAAGCCAAAATTCCTGGAGCACCAGTTCAAGATGTCTGCTGCGCGTGCCAACCAGtacatag CGGCGGCGGCAACGGCTGCTACCTTGGCGGGCTGGCTCATGACGGGGGCAACACTCTCGCTGATCAAGCCTCGCTCACGCACAGTCCTCATCTTCATGGCCTGCCTCTCTATCACCAACTGCGTCCTGCACCTCAGCAtg GTGAACGTGTCGTGTGATCGTGAGGTTATACTAGGCATGGACACAGTGCTGCGAGGGGACGACACCCCTCTGCCCCTCTCCCACGAGCCTTCCACCCCCCCAGATGCAGAGGGGTCGCTAGGGGAGTGCGTGGCGGCGTGTGGGTGTACCCCGAAGTTTTCCCCCGTGTGTGTGGATGGCCGGGACACCTACTACAGTGCTTGCTACGCCGGGTGCTCCTCCTTCACTACGCCCTTCACGTCCTTCGCCACCAGTAACTCCAGCAGCGGTAACAGCACTATTGTCAGAACCAGtaagaag gtttacGAAAGATGTTCCTGTGCTGCTGAGATCATGAATTCATCCCGCCTCATGCCCCAGTCAGCCTCCTCGTCAGTGCCTCCGTCATCACCTCCTTCAGCTTTGCCGTCAGCAGTGGATGGGTACTGCAGCTACGAGTGTCCCGCCTTTTACATGTACCTCGCTCTCACTGTGCTGACCAAGATGACACTGGCGGCCAGCAGAGTGCCCGTCAATATCATgcttttcag GTGTGTGGAGCCCCGTGACAAGGACCTCGGGCTGGGAGTGTTCAATTCGGTCCTCGCTCTGTGCGCTTTTATCCCGGCGCCCGTGGTCTTTGGCTGGGCTATAG ACGCCGCGTGTCGCCTGTGGGAGGAATCCTGCTGGGGTCGCGGCTCCTGTTGGCTGTATGATATCGACGCCTTCAGGAAAACTCTACATGGTATTCCGgcag GTCTCATGGCATTGTGCCTTCTCACGGAGTTAATTCTGATCTTCCTGCACAAGTCCATCCACCTCTACGGACCAGCAGAGAAGGCCCCCAAGGATCGCTGA
- the LOC135088806 gene encoding differentially expressed in FDCP 8 homolog, with amino-acid sequence MSKVCSASCDNHAPPLSMSDEPERSDGSGRAVGVVSGVVSGMASSVASVASSVSHGVGDVVHTVATGMGDVVLVLGVGGTVQQVTAGVKRLLTDPPDSPMASGGVRGEDEEEEEWPGVLPPTPRNSTLSPYTDDTYSDLSPGTDSEAAAEEAAINHELGLSEDHFSQPEESILSMTKESVENNIEKCKSLILQCDESTSRRRALVHKLIQLRLRLQEMHDTAEIASTGVLVKIGHHLQPQKPPLTRASKQYCDKCAHIIWGVIHVSYVCSLCEYRCHGRCVEDTIRRCASTRVSEDPMYILRICPEVGLAAQNYKCAECKRLITNIHPRGFSCFGDPMRQESAWSEPRRCDYTGLYYCPACHWGSRVVLPARVLHNWDFEEQGVSRQAKQFLALMRNKPVLDLEKLNPHLFKFVEELSTVKKLREDILLMKRYLGTCRAAQETRMLRQLEERQHFVENSHMYSLQDLVDAESGVLVTYLQKVHQCFSEHIKTSCLVCQGKGYICEICDVSNIIFPFDGGVVVCDGCSTVLHHLCYTNRGSKCPRCVRQEARRRQETTGDRVVVSRSKHPLHEDVTRKEE; translated from the exons ATGAGTAAAG TGTGTTCTGCGTCATGTGACAATCACGCTCCCCCACTGAGCATGTCAGATGAGCCAGAGAGGAGTGACGGGAGTGGGCGTGCAGTGGGTGTGGTGTCTGGTGTGGTGTCGGGTATGGCGTCAAGTGTGGCCAGCGTGGCATCCTCTGTGTCACACGGCGTGGGGGACGTAGTGCACACTGTGGCCACGG GAATGGGGGATGTTGTGCTAGTGTTGGGTGTTGGGGGCACAGTACAGCAAGTGACAGCGGGGGTGAAGCGCCTCCTCACTGATCCCCCAGACTCCCCCATGGCCAGTGGGGgtgtgagaggagaggatgaggaggaggaagagtggccTGGTGTTCTTCCTCCAACGCCTCGCAACTCAACACTCTCACCATACACAGACGACACATACAGTGACTT GAGTCCAGGCACTGACTCagaggcagcagcagaggaagcaGCTATCAACCACGAGTTGGGACTGTCAGAGGATCACTTTTCACAGCCAGAG GAGAGCATATTGAGCATGACTAAGGAGAGTGTGGAGAACAATATTGAGAAGTGCAAGTCATTGATCCTCCAGTGTGATGAGTCCACCTCTCGCCGCCGAGCCCTCGTACACAAGCTTATCCAACTGAGACTCAGACTTCAG GAGATGCATGACACAGCTGAGATCGCCTCCACTGGTGTGCTGGTCAAGATTGGGCACCACCTGCAGCCCCAGAAACCGCCCCTTACCCGTGCCTCCAAGCAGTACTGTGACAAGTGTGCTCACATCATCTGGGGGGTGATTCATGTCTCCTATGTTTGTTCCT TGTGTGAGTACAGATGTCATGGCAGGTGTGTAGAGGATACCATTCGCAGGTGTGCCAGCACCAGGGTCAGTGAGGACCCCATGTACATTCTGCGCATCTGCCCTGAGGTGGGGCTCGCTGCCCAGAATTACAAGTGTGCCGAGTGTAAAAGACTCATAACAAACA TCCATCCAAGGGGCTTCTCTTGTTTTGGTGATCCCATGCGACAAG AGAGTGCATGGAGTGAGCCGCGGCGATGTGACTACACAGGCCTGTACTACTGCCCGGCCTGCCACTGGGGGTCCCGAGTGGTGCTGCCGGCCAGGGTGCTACACAACTGGGACTTTGAGGAGCAGGGAGTGAGTCGACAGGCAAAGCAGTTCCTTGCCCTCATGAGAAACAAGCCTGTGCTCGATTTGGAGAAACTTAACCCTCACCTTTTCAAGTTTGTAGAAGAACTCAGTACTgtgaag AAACTTCGTGAGGACATCCTGCTTATGAAGCGCTACCTGGGAACCTGCCGTGCTGCCCAGGAGACACGCATGCTCCGCCAGCTGGAGGAGAGGCAGCACTTTGTTGAAAACTCTCACATGTATTCTCTGCAAGATCTTGTAGATGCTGAGTCTGGAGTACTGGTAACCTACCTGCAGAAAGTCCACCAGTGCTTCTcagaacacatcaaaacatcttGTCTG GTTTGTCAGGGAAAGGGTTACATCTGTGAGATTTGTGATGTTAGCAACATCATTTTCCCATTTGatggaggagtggtggtgtgtgatggCTGCTCCACTGTATTGCATCACCTGTGTTACACCAACAGGGGCTCCAAATGCCCCAGATGTGTCCGGCAGGAGGCCAGGCGTAGGCAGGAAACAACAGGGGACAGAGTAGTCGTCAGTAGAAG